Proteins encoded in a region of the Gemmatimonadota bacterium genome:
- a CDS encoding DUF6496 domain-containing protein, translating into MPTRSTHGPKYGKAASTRVEGALRRLKRGTLKSGNGAKVKSREQAIAIGLSEARSKGAKVPRKPEA; encoded by the coding sequence ATGCCGACGCGTTCAACCCACGGACCAAAGTACGGCAAGGCTGCCAGCACCCGCGTGGAGGGTGCTCTCCGGCGCCTCAAGCGCGGCACTCTCAAGAGCGGAAACGGGGCCAAGGTGAAGAGCCGCGAGCAGGCCATCGCGATCGGGCTTTCCGAGGCACGCAGCAAGGGCGCCAAGGTGCCCCGCAAGCCGGAGGCGTGA
- a CDS encoding ferritin-like domain-containing protein, with protein sequence MQSLHELMLEELRDMLHSEKQLVKALPKVITAANHPGLRSALEAHLEETEGHVATLKQAFKALDEKVSPKRCRAMEGILKEADELLEDAAEIPEQVLDAAIIAMAQKVEHYEIASYGTILAYSQLMGHEAVTKLVQGILAQEENADKTLSGLAESEINALAMA encoded by the coding sequence ATGCAATCACTGCATGAACTGATGCTCGAAGAACTCCGCGATATGCTCCACTCCGAGAAGCAACTGGTGAAGGCCCTGCCGAAAGTCATCACCGCAGCGAACCATCCCGGGCTCCGAAGCGCACTCGAAGCGCATCTCGAGGAGACGGAGGGGCACGTTGCGACCCTGAAACAGGCGTTCAAGGCACTCGATGAAAAGGTGTCGCCCAAGCGCTGCCGAGCGATGGAAGGAATCCTCAAGGAGGCCGACGAACTCCTCGAGGACGCAGCGGAGATCCCGGAACAGGTGCTCGATGCGGCCATCATCGCGATGGCCCAGAAGGTCGAGCATTACGAGATCGCGAGTTACGGAACCATCCTCGCCTACTCGCAGCTGATGGGGCACGAGGCGGTCACCAAACTCGTGCAGGGGATCCTCGCCCAGGAAGAGAATGCCGACAAGACGTTGTCGGGTCTGGCCGAGAGCGAGATCAACGCCCTGGCGATGGCATGA
- a CDS encoding YdeI/OmpD-associated family protein, producing the protein MFKNGAAFRAWLERHHQRETSLLVRIFKAHALKLGVGYAAALDEALAFGWIDGVRRGLDENSFSIRFSPRTTRSIWSKANVAHVARLQREGRMTASGVAAFEARDAKRTGLYSFEQEAMTLAPAFLARLRRSPAAWKYWQAEAPSYRKTATHWVMSAKREETRERRLAALLACSAEGQRVVPLRRS; encoded by the coding sequence GTGTTCAAAAATGGAGCAGCGTTCCGGGCGTGGCTGGAGCGCCACCACCAGCGCGAGACCTCGCTGCTGGTCCGGATTTTCAAGGCACACGCGCTCAAGCTGGGCGTGGGGTACGCCGCCGCGCTCGACGAAGCGCTCGCCTTCGGCTGGATTGATGGCGTTCGCCGCGGTCTGGACGAGAACTCCTTCTCGATCCGCTTCTCGCCGCGCACGACCCGCAGCATCTGGAGCAAGGCGAATGTTGCTCACGTCGCACGACTGCAACGTGAGGGGCGGATGACCGCGTCCGGGGTTGCCGCATTCGAAGCGCGTGATGCAAAACGCACCGGGCTCTACTCATTCGAACAGGAGGCGATGACGCTCGCTCCCGCCTTCCTGGCACGCTTGCGCCGCTCGCCGGCCGCGTGGAAATACTGGCAGGCCGAGGCCCCATCCTACCGAAAGACGGCTACCCACTGGGTCATGAGCGCCAAGCGCGAGGAAACGCGCGAGCGCCGGCTCGCAGCGCTGCTCGCGTGTTCGGCCGAGGGGCAGCGAGTCGTTCCGCTTCGACGGAGCTGA
- a CDS encoding nuclear transport factor 2 family protein, with product MHTETSASEVIEQERRFWDAIQDRNGAAVAEMTDDACLIVGAQGVSAIDPAKMAAMTEEGTWQLLQWSFDAKSTQVRFVTEDVALVAYRVSESLIVDGKPLILHANDSSVWVRREGRWYCAMHTEAPAGDPFGRERTKS from the coding sequence ATGCATACCGAGACGAGTGCGAGCGAAGTGATCGAGCAGGAGCGTCGTTTCTGGGATGCCATCCAGGATCGCAACGGTGCGGCGGTCGCCGAGATGACGGACGACGCCTGCCTGATCGTCGGCGCACAGGGGGTTTCCGCGATCGACCCGGCGAAGATGGCTGCCATGACCGAAGAGGGGACGTGGCAGCTGCTCCAATGGAGCTTCGACGCCAAGTCGACCCAGGTTCGCTTCGTGACCGAGGACGTGGCGCTGGTGGCCTACCGGGTGAGCGAATCGCTCATCGTTGACGGCAAGCCGCTCATACTGCACGCGAACGACTCGTCAGTCTGGGTGCGCCGCGAGGGTCGCTGGTACTGTGCCATGCATACCGAAGCACCGGCCGGCGACCCATTCGGCCGTGAGCGTACCAAGAGCTGA
- a CDS encoding SRPBCC family protein: protein MLLNIVIILAAMIALLLLLGAVRSNAFRIERSTVIAAPAEKIFPFLNDFTHWGSWSPWEKLDPALHRKFSGATSGVGAVYDWEGNKKVGQGRMEILESVAPTHLRIQLDFIAPIAANNFALFDLEPQSGGTRVNWVMTGARPYMMRVMSVLFNFDKLIGKDFEAGLANLKQLAEG, encoded by the coding sequence ATGCTCCTGAACATCGTGATCATTCTTGCCGCCATGATCGCCCTGCTGCTCCTGCTGGGCGCGGTGAGGTCCAACGCGTTCCGAATCGAAAGGTCGACCGTGATCGCCGCCCCGGCGGAGAAGATTTTCCCCTTCCTCAACGACTTCACCCATTGGGGGAGCTGGTCGCCCTGGGAGAAGCTCGATCCGGCGCTGCATCGGAAGTTCAGCGGCGCGACCAGCGGCGTTGGGGCGGTGTATGACTGGGAAGGGAACAAGAAGGTCGGGCAGGGACGGATGGAGATTCTCGAATCGGTGGCGCCGACGCATCTGCGGATCCAGCTCGACTTCATCGCGCCGATCGCGGCCAACAACTTTGCGCTCTTCGACCTCGAACCCCAGAGCGGGGGCACGCGAGTCAACTGGGTGATGACTGGCGCGCGCCCCTACATGATGCGGGTGATGTCAGTGCTGTTCAACTTCGACAAGCTGATCGGCAAGGATTTCGAGGCCGGGCTCGCGAACCTCAAGCAGCTGGCCGAGGGGTAG
- a CDS encoding VOC family protein, which produces MSDHWKPIDYPELSPYLMVHGAQKVIDFLVEVFDGTQLRRFDLPNGKVAHVEVRIGSSVVMLAEGGPGFPAFPAWLHLYVPDVDVSYRRALDAGATSVQEPQHKPGDPDRRGGVLDPSGNTWWISSQVI; this is translated from the coding sequence ATGTCTGATCACTGGAAGCCGATCGACTATCCCGAGCTGTCGCCATATCTGATGGTGCACGGTGCGCAAAAAGTGATTGATTTTCTGGTTGAGGTCTTTGATGGGACCCAGCTTCGTCGCTTCGACCTTCCGAATGGCAAGGTTGCTCACGTCGAGGTACGGATCGGGAGCAGTGTCGTGATGCTGGCGGAGGGTGGCCCGGGATTCCCGGCCTTTCCCGCCTGGCTGCACCTGTATGTGCCCGATGTCGACGTGAGCTACCGGCGCGCCCTCGATGCCGGTGCGACTTCGGTGCAGGAGCCGCAGCATAAGCCGGGTGATCCTGATCGCCGGGGGGGAGTGCTCGACCCGTCAGGTAATACCTGGTGGATTTCCTCACAGGTCATCTGA